From one Paeniglutamicibacter psychrophenolicus genomic stretch:
- a CDS encoding winged helix-turn-helix domain-containing protein: MSVTSGYVHVSIRNAQSRAAAAQRNTAPGGYTPAGYRQLHAVPAAHETRPMTAPTPIVAPSGSPGPQPVAGDTTARGFVLYVGLDESVAQAQGTSLGKLATQVRAFLATLSPEAQTHAAVALAPASAQGENIDVVRQALGDPTVNRRPRVDARPTAPRPSGVLIDLSRREVHLDGETLNLTFKEFELLNYLVENGTRTVGRDELLTNLWRNAEEVPNERTIDVHIRRLRSKLGRLANTVRTVRGQGYRFYEHPEVVVWAAPEYTI; this comes from the coding sequence ATGTCGGTAACGTCCGGATACGTCCATGTCTCAATCCGCAACGCCCAGTCCCGCGCCGCGGCAGCGCAGCGCAACACTGCTCCAGGCGGCTACACCCCTGCCGGCTATCGCCAGCTCCATGCGGTCCCGGCGGCCCACGAGACTCGACCGATGACTGCTCCGACCCCCATTGTGGCTCCCAGCGGAAGCCCCGGCCCGCAGCCGGTGGCAGGCGACACCACCGCACGCGGTTTCGTGCTCTATGTAGGTCTTGACGAGTCGGTGGCCCAGGCGCAGGGAACCTCGCTGGGCAAGCTGGCAACCCAGGTCCGCGCCTTCCTGGCCACGCTTTCCCCCGAAGCGCAGACCCATGCCGCCGTCGCACTGGCCCCGGCCAGCGCCCAGGGCGAAAACATCGACGTCGTGCGCCAGGCACTGGGGGACCCCACGGTCAACCGCCGCCCGCGCGTCGATGCCCGCCCCACGGCACCGCGCCCCTCCGGCGTGCTGATCGACCTGTCCCGCCGCGAGGTGCACCTTGACGGCGAGACCCTGAACCTCACGTTCAAGGAATTCGAGCTGCTGAACTACCTGGTGGAGAACGGCACCCGCACCGTGGGCCGCGACGAGCTGCTCACCAACCTGTGGCGCAACGCCGAAGAGGTCCCGAACGAGCGCACCATCGACGTGCACATCCGTCGCCTGCGCTCCAAGCTGGGCCGTCTGGCCAACACCGTGCGCACCGTGCGCGGCCAGGGCTACCGCTTCTACGAGCACCCCGAGGTCGTCGTCTGGGCCGCCCCGGAATACACCATATAA
- a CDS encoding NUDIX hydrolase, translated as MADFPSALQRFPVTVDIVALTVRDDVLNVLLITRLIEPFRGRLALPGGFVLAGEGLGEAAIRELAEETGVEQVPGHLEQLQSYGPQGRDPRGDVLTVAHLLLAPDFPVLSAGSDAEQAAWCPVGDVLAGERHLAFDHARILVDAVERARSKLEYSPLGAAFCGEEFTIAQLRAVYEAVWGTRLDPRNFHRKATGNPGFLEDTGRMTTGDAGRPAALFRLAAEARSAAGEPVRAVLNPPLMRPHS; from the coding sequence ATGGCCGATTTCCCTTCCGCGCTCCAGCGCTTCCCGGTGACGGTGGACATCGTCGCCCTCACCGTCCGCGACGATGTCCTGAACGTCCTGCTCATCACGCGCCTCATCGAGCCGTTCCGCGGCCGGCTCGCGCTGCCGGGAGGATTCGTGCTGGCCGGAGAGGGCCTGGGGGAGGCCGCGATCCGCGAACTGGCGGAGGAAACCGGGGTCGAGCAGGTGCCGGGGCACCTGGAGCAGCTGCAGAGCTATGGGCCGCAGGGGCGCGACCCGCGAGGGGATGTGCTCACCGTGGCCCACCTGCTGCTTGCGCCCGACTTTCCCGTCTTGTCTGCCGGGAGCGACGCCGAGCAGGCTGCCTGGTGCCCGGTCGGCGATGTCCTGGCGGGGGAAAGGCATCTGGCGTTCGACCATGCCCGCATCCTGGTCGACGCAGTGGAGCGGGCAAGGTCAAAACTCGAGTACTCGCCGCTGGGGGCGGCTTTTTGCGGGGAGGAGTTCACCATCGCGCAGCTGCGGGCCGTGTATGAAGCGGTATGGGGCACCCGCCTGGATCCCCGGAACTTCCACCGCAAGGCCACGGGAAACCCCGGTTTCCTTGAGGACACGGGGCGGATGACCACGGGCGACGCGGGCCGCCCCGCAGCGCTCTTCCGGCTCGCGGCGGAAGCCCGTTCCGCGGCTGGCGAACCGGTCCGGGCGGTGCTCAATCCACCGCTGATGCGGCCGCATTCCTGA
- a CDS encoding sensor histidine kinase, which produces MSQPARPLLPHDAPEPQPAEAARPDAGDAEAASALEAASSEPGEPGQEAVQVPLSARLRQRFGRLTLQRKLLLALIGSLALICAVIGLLLNAGMRQAMASQLHEQLDFASERAATYSAQNGRDASSGPLFAPGQASGTLNARLVPGYLISGAVLDSKTGDRKDITDADVLPLSSVKVDAPPVVKHLSIGDYLLSAQKDPGSGGVLITGLPLAPNERTLAALGILTLTISLAGVIAIGLVGSMIIRRSLAPLQRVSAVASSVANAELESGTAALEARVAPRDSIPGTESGEVGRALNALLDNVGSAFAVREASEAQMRQFVADASHELRTPLSAIRGYTELISATEHFSDDGQRSLNRVLEQSTRMSSLVENLLLLARLDEKHHVKKAPVDLGKLAAEITEDFAITAPTHHWIPKVPDTPLTVSGDASALRRVITNLLANARKHTSEGNTVTVSVTRDAATHQAVLRVADTGEGIAPDFLPLVFKRFTRADAARSGADGTTGLGLPIAKAIVESHDGSIDVTSAPGNTVFEVRLPLPLVVPPKPSTPPKPA; this is translated from the coding sequence ATGAGCCAGCCCGCACGCCCGTTGCTGCCACACGACGCACCGGAACCGCAGCCGGCCGAAGCGGCCCGGCCCGATGCCGGGGACGCAGAGGCTGCCTCGGCCCTCGAGGCAGCCTCGTCCGAACCGGGAGAGCCCGGGCAGGAAGCCGTACAGGTTCCGCTCAGCGCTCGGCTGAGGCAGCGCTTCGGCCGGCTCACCCTGCAACGCAAGCTGCTGCTGGCCCTCATCGGGTCACTCGCATTGATCTGCGCCGTCATCGGGCTGCTGTTGAATGCCGGCATGCGCCAGGCCATGGCGTCGCAGCTGCACGAACAGTTGGACTTCGCTTCCGAACGCGCCGCAACCTACTCCGCGCAAAACGGACGCGACGCGTCATCCGGCCCGCTTTTCGCCCCCGGCCAGGCCTCCGGAACGCTCAATGCCCGGCTCGTCCCCGGCTACCTGATCTCCGGGGCCGTGCTCGACTCCAAGACCGGAGACCGCAAGGACATCACCGACGCGGACGTGCTGCCGTTGTCCTCCGTCAAGGTCGATGCCCCGCCAGTGGTCAAGCACCTGAGCATCGGCGACTACCTGCTCTCGGCCCAGAAGGACCCCGGATCCGGAGGCGTCCTGATCACCGGGCTGCCGTTGGCTCCCAACGAGCGGACCCTGGCCGCGTTGGGCATCCTGACGCTGACCATTTCGCTGGCCGGGGTGATCGCCATCGGCCTGGTCGGTTCGATGATCATCCGCCGCTCGCTGGCCCCGCTGCAGCGGGTCTCCGCCGTGGCTTCCTCGGTGGCCAACGCCGAACTCGAATCCGGCACCGCCGCGCTGGAGGCACGGGTTGCCCCCCGCGATTCGATCCCCGGCACCGAATCCGGCGAGGTGGGCAGGGCGTTGAACGCCCTGCTGGACAACGTGGGCTCTGCCTTCGCGGTGCGCGAGGCCTCTGAGGCACAAATGCGCCAATTCGTTGCCGACGCGTCGCACGAGCTGCGCACCCCGCTCTCGGCCATCCGCGGCTACACCGAACTGATCAGCGCCACCGAGCATTTCTCCGACGACGGGCAACGATCGCTGAACCGCGTGCTGGAACAGAGCACCCGGATGAGCTCCCTGGTGGAGAACCTGCTGCTGCTGGCCCGGCTCGACGAGAAGCACCACGTCAAAAAGGCCCCGGTGGACCTGGGGAAATTGGCGGCCGAAATCACCGAGGACTTTGCCATCACCGCCCCGACCCACCACTGGATCCCCAAGGTCCCGGACACCCCGCTGACGGTCTCGGGCGACGCCTCCGCGCTGCGCCGGGTCATCACCAACCTGCTGGCCAACGCCCGCAAGCACACCTCCGAGGGCAACACCGTCACGGTCTCCGTCACCCGCGATGCGGCCACGCACCAGGCGGTGCTGCGGGTTGCCGACACCGGGGAAGGCATCGCACCGGACTTCCTGCCGCTGGTGTTCAAGCGTTTCACCCGCGCCGATGCGGCGCGCTCCGGCGCCGACGGCACCACCGGGCTGGGACTGCCGATCGCCAAGGCCATCGTGGAGTCGCACGACGGATCCATCGATGTCACCTCGGCCCCGGGGAACACGGTTTTCGAGGTGCGCCTGCCGCTTCCGCTGGTGGTCCCGCCCAAGCCCTCGACCCCGCCGAAGCCTGCCTGA
- a CDS encoding DNA glycosylase AlkZ-like family protein — translation MTTLNEMTQIPPENLDPQLLRAWSWHRQGLDGSLASKGAAEILDRVGWARSIGGANIYLTLFSRTGMPRADVDAAAASREIHELPTARGCTYVLPAADYAWGLQLGHASAEASVKVLERLGVKRAEIEALAQDILQVLRDARGTAEEALDPQGLKKVLGDRVRNMGEEGKKKGASTTLPAALGLLQADGRIRRVPVNGRLDQQRYSYVAWELDGSGEDDEAVRARMLERFLGWTGGATLGQVRWFTAFTVAQSKKALAAAGAVQVPTAAGEVLWMLPHDVNELAGFEAPAGEDIQLLSGSDSLVLLRRNSADLFDEAGAKAVEGMSGSALAADLSDHPILDRGRIIGLWQYDPENARVAWWTFEPASAAVLARIALTGEWITGDLGDFRSFSLDSPKSRAKNIARLDALRAG, via the coding sequence ATGACGACGCTGAATGAAATGACGCAGATCCCGCCGGAGAACCTGGACCCGCAGTTGCTTCGTGCCTGGTCCTGGCACCGCCAGGGCCTTGACGGTTCGCTGGCATCCAAGGGAGCGGCAGAGATCCTGGACCGGGTGGGCTGGGCTCGGTCGATCGGCGGGGCCAACATCTACCTGACGCTTTTCTCCCGGACCGGCATGCCCCGGGCCGATGTCGACGCGGCCGCCGCCTCCCGGGAAATCCATGAGCTGCCGACTGCCCGGGGCTGCACCTACGTGTTGCCGGCCGCGGACTACGCCTGGGGGCTGCAACTGGGCCACGCCTCGGCCGAGGCCTCCGTGAAGGTGCTCGAACGCCTGGGCGTGAAGCGGGCGGAAATCGAGGCATTGGCGCAAGACATCCTGCAGGTCCTGCGCGACGCCCGGGGAACCGCAGAGGAAGCACTGGACCCGCAGGGCCTCAAGAAGGTCCTGGGGGACAGGGTCCGCAACATGGGCGAGGAAGGCAAGAAGAAGGGTGCCTCCACCACATTGCCGGCCGCGCTCGGGCTGCTGCAGGCGGACGGACGGATCCGCCGGGTGCCGGTGAACGGCCGGCTGGACCAGCAGCGCTACTCCTATGTGGCCTGGGAGCTGGATGGCAGCGGGGAAGACGACGAAGCAGTCAGGGCGCGCATGCTCGAGCGGTTCCTTGGCTGGACCGGAGGCGCCACTCTGGGTCAGGTCCGCTGGTTCACGGCATTCACCGTGGCCCAGTCCAAGAAGGCGTTGGCGGCAGCCGGGGCCGTTCAGGTTCCCACCGCTGCGGGCGAGGTGCTGTGGATGCTGCCGCATGACGTGAACGAGCTGGCCGGATTCGAGGCTCCCGCGGGTGAAGACATCCAGCTGCTCTCGGGCTCCGACTCGTTGGTGCTGTTGCGCCGGAACTCGGCCGACCTGTTCGATGAAGCCGGGGCCAAGGCCGTGGAGGGGATGAGCGGCTCGGCGCTGGCCGCCGACCTCTCGGACCATCCGATCCTGGATCGCGGGCGCATCATCGGGCTGTGGCAGTACGACCCGGAAAACGCCCGGGTCGCCTGGTGGACGTTCGAGCCGGCGAGCGCCGCCGTGCTTGCACGCATCGCGCTCACTGGGGAGTGGATCACCGGGGACCTCGGCGATTTCAGGTCGTTTTCCCTGGATTCGCCGAAGTCGAGGGCCAAGAACATTGCCAGGCTCGACGCGCTGCGCGCCGGGTAG
- the upp gene encoding uracil phosphoribosyltransferase produces the protein MRVQVIDHPLVAHKVSVLRDKNTPSPVFRQLTDELVTLLAYEATREVKTVQIQVETPVATTTGIAFAKPTPLVVPILRAGLGMLEGMTRLVPTAEVGFLGMARNEETLDIITYAERLPSDLTGRQVFVLDPMLATGGTLIESIKFLFDRGAADVTCICLIAAPEGLARLEQAYGDNEKVHLVLGALDEKLDENAYIVPGLGDAGDRLYGVAH, from the coding sequence ATGCGCGTACAGGTAATTGACCACCCGTTGGTGGCCCACAAGGTATCGGTCCTTCGAGACAAGAACACCCCGTCGCCGGTTTTCCGGCAGCTGACCGATGAGTTGGTGACCCTGCTGGCCTATGAGGCAACGCGCGAGGTCAAGACCGTCCAGATCCAGGTCGAGACCCCGGTGGCAACGACCACCGGCATCGCCTTCGCCAAGCCGACCCCGCTCGTGGTGCCGATCCTGCGCGCCGGCCTGGGCATGCTCGAGGGCATGACCCGCCTGGTCCCGACCGCCGAGGTCGGCTTCCTGGGCATGGCCCGCAACGAGGAAACCCTGGACATCATCACCTACGCCGAGCGGCTTCCCTCGGACCTGACCGGTCGCCAGGTCTTCGTGCTGGACCCGATGCTTGCAACCGGCGGCACACTGATCGAATCGATCAAGTTCCTCTTCGACCGCGGCGCAGCCGACGTCACCTGCATCTGCCTGATCGCGGCCCCCGAGGGACTGGCCCGCCTGGAGCAGGCCTACGGGGACAACGAGAAGGTCCACCTGGTCCTGGGTGCCCTGGACGAGAAGCTGGACGAGAACGCCTACATCGTTCCCGGCCTGGGCGATGCCGGAGACCGCCTCTACGGCGTGGCCCACTAA
- the tadA gene encoding tRNA adenosine(34) deaminase TadA: MIPEQPSHRDLMDLALAEAKAALATGDVPIGAVVIGPDSKVLSTGRNEREAHGDPTAHAELVAIRAAAQALRDAGRGDGWRLEDCTLVVTLEPCAMCAGAIVLARIPKVVFGAWDEKAGAVGSVFDILREPRLNHWVEVYPGVREEECAALLSDFFRARRRD, encoded by the coding sequence GTGATTCCCGAACAACCCAGCCACCGCGACCTCATGGACCTGGCCCTCGCCGAGGCCAAGGCGGCCTTGGCCACCGGCGACGTTCCCATCGGCGCGGTCGTCATCGGCCCCGATTCAAAGGTGCTGTCCACCGGCCGCAACGAGCGCGAGGCGCACGGGGACCCCACGGCCCATGCGGAGCTCGTGGCCATCCGCGCCGCGGCCCAGGCCCTGCGTGATGCCGGGCGCGGGGACGGGTGGAGGCTGGAGGACTGCACCCTGGTGGTCACCCTCGAGCCCTGCGCCATGTGCGCCGGGGCCATCGTGCTCGCGCGCATCCCGAAAGTCGTCTTCGGCGCCTGGGACGAGAAGGCCGGTGCCGTCGGTTCGGTGTTCGACATCCTTCGCGAACCGCGGCTGAACCACTGGGTCGAGGTCTACCCAGGGGTCCGCGAGGAAGAATGCGCCGCGCTGCTCAGCGATTTCTTCCGCGCCCGGCGCCGCGACTGA
- a CDS encoding alcohol dehydrogenase: MKSFAAFTADQSIREVESETPSPAGKEVLLRITHSGVCHSDIHARQGHFDLGSRGKMSLAARGMGESIVMGHEIVGEVVAVGGDVVDKKVGDRLLVYPWLGCGECTRCLDGRENACTRSRTIGGQLPGGYADHVLVPNEKYLLDINGLDPSWAATLACSGVTSFSAINKVLPLPPEAPIAVIGAGGVGLSAIAILTAMGHRNTIALDLNTANLELAAAAGATHTFLMDSESSRATVVDALGFSPDAIIDFVNNSQTSTLGFDWIVKGGIMVQVGLFGGELVVPTTLLAMKMITLRGSFVGNLGELTELVELAKSGQLPQAPVSFGPLSEDGVRNALDALEARLVSGRVVLVANN; the protein is encoded by the coding sequence TTGAAGTCTTTCGCTGCGTTCACTGCCGATCAGTCCATCCGTGAAGTTGAGTCGGAAACCCCTTCACCGGCAGGAAAAGAAGTTCTTTTACGAATTACCCACAGTGGAGTTTGCCATTCAGATATCCATGCGCGACAAGGTCATTTTGATCTTGGTAGCCGTGGAAAAATGTCACTCGCCGCTCGCGGAATGGGTGAAAGCATCGTCATGGGTCACGAGATTGTCGGCGAGGTAGTGGCCGTCGGCGGGGACGTTGTCGACAAGAAAGTCGGAGACCGACTGCTCGTATACCCGTGGCTTGGATGCGGCGAATGCACGCGATGCCTGGACGGCCGGGAAAATGCTTGCACGCGCTCGCGAACCATTGGCGGGCAGCTGCCCGGCGGATACGCCGACCATGTCCTGGTTCCCAACGAAAAGTACTTGCTGGATATTAACGGGCTGGACCCATCGTGGGCAGCGACGCTGGCATGCTCAGGCGTCACCTCCTTCTCGGCCATCAACAAGGTCCTCCCGCTGCCCCCGGAAGCACCAATTGCCGTTATCGGTGCCGGCGGCGTCGGCCTGAGCGCCATTGCAATCCTCACGGCAATGGGCCACCGGAATACGATCGCTCTTGACTTGAATACGGCCAATCTTGAACTCGCTGCGGCCGCCGGCGCAACCCACACATTTTTGATGGACTCGGAGAGCAGCAGGGCAACCGTGGTTGATGCTCTCGGCTTTTCCCCCGATGCAATCATCGATTTTGTCAACAATTCGCAGACTTCAACCTTGGGGTTCGATTGGATCGTGAAGGGCGGAATCATGGTCCAGGTCGGTCTCTTTGGAGGGGAGCTGGTTGTCCCAACAACCCTGCTGGCCATGAAGATGATCACCCTTCGAGGGAGCTTCGTGGGCAACCTTGGCGAGCTGACCGAATTGGTTGAATTGGCGAAATCGGGGCAGCTTCCCCAAGCACCGGTGAGCTTCGGCCCACTGTCGGAAGATGGCGTGCGCAACGCCCTGGACGCCCTGGAAGCCCGTCTGGTGTCCGGTCGCGTAGTTCTTGTTGCCAACAATTAA
- a CDS encoding FAD-binding oxidoreductase has protein sequence MEITHPLPASALRSLSASLHGMLFTAADPEYAESRTVWNAMIDRHPLLVVRAADVADVSLALAFAREHGLPLAVRSGGHNVAGFGTVEHGLVLDMRALNTVHVDAAEQRVRVGGGALLGELDRATSTHGLAVPVGVVSKTGVAGLCLGGGFGWLTRPLGLTVDSLLAADLVTPEGEVIHTDATTNPDLLWGLTGGGGNFGVVTEFTFKAHPLPETLYAGNLIYRPEQWKHALHAVRDWSSRLPDQMTVIVTAMVPPPEWELGTSSVLIVGFLWADPDHATGAACVEEFLANAPTDEQDISPVSWPDWQSVVDEMFPKGVRAYWKNTALDDLSDEAINVFTARARQLDWPGMGFDIHVMGGAMGRIRPEATAFEDRSSPFWLNIYGFWNGKELDDHHIAFIRGFHHEMQPFTHGGEYVNFSSSDEHVPGGFDLLGLYGAEKLAKLTTLKRRYDPHNRLRLNHNIVLPSTG, from the coding sequence ATGGAAATCACCCACCCGCTTCCGGCATCCGCGTTACGGTCGCTGTCGGCGTCACTGCACGGAATGCTCTTCACCGCCGCCGATCCCGAATACGCAGAGAGCCGCACCGTTTGGAACGCCATGATCGACAGGCACCCCCTGTTGGTGGTTCGCGCCGCCGACGTTGCCGACGTGTCTCTCGCGCTGGCCTTCGCCCGGGAGCATGGATTGCCGTTGGCGGTTCGATCCGGCGGGCACAACGTGGCGGGGTTCGGCACCGTCGAGCACGGCTTGGTGCTGGACATGCGCGCCCTGAACACCGTGCACGTGGATGCCGCGGAGCAACGGGTGAGGGTCGGCGGAGGCGCGCTCCTGGGTGAACTCGACCGCGCGACCAGCACCCACGGGCTGGCGGTCCCCGTCGGCGTCGTCTCGAAAACCGGCGTGGCCGGACTGTGTCTCGGCGGTGGCTTCGGCTGGCTCACCCGGCCCCTCGGACTGACCGTTGACAGCCTCTTGGCGGCGGACCTTGTCACCCCGGAGGGCGAGGTGATCCACACCGACGCCACCACCAACCCCGACCTGCTCTGGGGTCTCACCGGCGGGGGCGGAAACTTCGGGGTCGTCACCGAGTTCACGTTCAAGGCCCACCCGCTGCCGGAAACCCTCTACGCCGGGAACCTGATCTACCGCCCCGAACAGTGGAAGCATGCCCTGCACGCCGTGCGTGACTGGTCCTCCAGGCTCCCGGACCAGATGACGGTCATCGTCACGGCCATGGTGCCGCCGCCCGAGTGGGAGCTGGGCACCAGCAGCGTGCTCATCGTCGGATTCCTCTGGGCGGATCCGGACCATGCGACCGGCGCCGCTTGCGTGGAGGAATTCCTCGCAAATGCGCCCACCGACGAACAGGACATCTCCCCCGTTTCATGGCCCGACTGGCAGTCCGTGGTGGACGAGATGTTCCCCAAGGGCGTGCGCGCCTACTGGAAGAACACTGCACTGGACGACCTCTCGGACGAGGCCATCAATGTGTTCACTGCCCGAGCGCGGCAACTCGACTGGCCGGGCATGGGCTTCGACATCCACGTCATGGGCGGTGCCATGGGACGAATCCGCCCGGAAGCAACGGCATTCGAAGACCGAAGCTCCCCGTTCTGGCTGAACATCTACGGCTTCTGGAACGGCAAGGAACTCGACGACCACCACATTGCCTTCATCCGCGGCTTCCACCATGAGATGCAACCCTTCACTCACGGCGGGGAGTACGTGAATTTCTCAAGCAGCGATGAACACGTGCCCGGTGGCTTCGATCTACTCGGCCTCTACGGGGCCGAAAAGCTCGCCAAACTCACGACGCTCAAACGCCGCTACGACCCTCACAACAGGCTTCGCCTGAACCACAACATCGTCCTGCCGAGCACCGGATAG
- a CDS encoding NAD-dependent succinate-semialdehyde dehydrogenase yields the protein MYRSTNPATGLIEAEFPTLTPEQIAQAAEQSSTAYKSWQEVPVNRRAEIILNVANIVEGRAEELSEIITREMGKPISQSRGEISIVASICRYYGDNAQELLADEKLNPASGDHAIVRTSPIGPILGIMPWNFPFYQVARFAIPNLLLGNTILLKHASNCPQAAIAFDEILHEAGVPADAYINLLASSHDIDDLIASPHVQGVSLTGSEKAGAAVAAQAGKHLKKVVLELGGSDPLIVLDSEKLSSTVKLALRGRFANAGQACVSSKRMIVLDHVFDEFSAAFSTAASSITPGDPMDASTFLGPLYSAEAREEIMEIVNDALDRGAELLVGGESVGDSDAFMSPVVLTGVTPEMRAFREEIFGPVAVLHRARDTEHAIELANDSDFGLGAAIFGSNAAEANAVADRLEAGMVVINGIAGTQADLPFGGIKRSGIGRELGQYGIDEFSNKKLIRVPAPAV from the coding sequence ATGTACCGCTCAACCAATCCCGCCACCGGCCTCATCGAGGCAGAATTCCCAACACTCACGCCCGAGCAGATTGCACAGGCTGCAGAACAATCATCGACCGCGTACAAGTCCTGGCAAGAGGTCCCAGTCAATCGCCGCGCAGAGATCATCCTCAACGTCGCGAATATTGTTGAAGGCAGGGCCGAAGAGCTCTCCGAAATAATCACGCGAGAAATGGGAAAACCAATCTCGCAGTCTCGTGGAGAAATTTCAATTGTTGCTTCCATTTGTCGCTACTACGGCGACAACGCCCAGGAACTACTAGCAGATGAGAAACTGAACCCGGCCAGCGGCGACCATGCCATCGTACGAACCAGTCCGATCGGCCCGATTCTGGGAATCATGCCTTGGAACTTTCCATTCTATCAAGTTGCTCGGTTCGCTATTCCTAATCTGTTGCTTGGAAATACCATTCTTTTGAAGCACGCAAGCAATTGCCCGCAAGCTGCAATCGCTTTTGATGAGATTCTTCACGAGGCAGGGGTCCCTGCGGACGCCTACATCAACCTCTTGGCTTCATCCCACGACATTGATGACTTGATTGCTTCACCGCACGTCCAGGGAGTATCGCTCACGGGCTCCGAGAAAGCCGGGGCGGCCGTCGCCGCCCAAGCCGGCAAACACCTGAAGAAGGTGGTCCTGGAACTCGGTGGATCCGATCCGCTCATCGTCCTCGATTCGGAAAAGCTATCTTCGACCGTCAAGCTGGCACTGCGCGGCCGGTTCGCGAACGCCGGTCAGGCCTGTGTCTCGTCCAAACGCATGATCGTGCTGGATCACGTGTTTGATGAGTTCTCCGCTGCCTTCTCTACCGCAGCTTCTTCCATCACGCCGGGCGATCCCATGGACGCGTCGACGTTCCTGGGTCCGCTCTACTCGGCCGAAGCGCGAGAGGAAATCATGGAAATCGTCAACGACGCACTGGACCGCGGCGCCGAACTGCTTGTCGGAGGGGAATCCGTCGGGGATTCGGACGCGTTCATGAGTCCCGTTGTCTTGACCGGCGTTACCCCCGAAATGCGTGCATTCCGGGAGGAAATCTTCGGGCCGGTGGCGGTTCTACACCGCGCCCGGGATACGGAACATGCGATCGAGCTGGCAAACGATTCCGATTTCGGTTTAGGTGCCGCCATCTTTGGTTCAAATGCGGCCGAGGCAAACGCCGTTGCCGATCGCCTCGAAGCCGGCATGGTGGTCATCAACGGCATCGCCGGAACCCAGGCGGATCTTCCGTTTGGAGGGATCAAGCGCTCGGGTATCGGCCGTGAACTGGGCCAGTACGGAATCGATGAGTTCTCCAACAAGAAGCTGATCCGAGTGCCGGCACCAGCTGTCTAA
- a CDS encoding response regulator transcription factor, whose translation MPSSRFSPTQLPRLTHPDGTAIKVLVVDDEPSLAELVSMGTRMLGWEATVAHDGPSAVEAARKSTPDVLVLDWMLPGFEGPEVLRKVRTFLPEVPVLFLTAKDAVEDRIEGLGIGADDYVAKPFSLEEVLLRLHKLVERSGATAADSAELVVGDLVLNSDSHDVTRAGVPINLTATEFDLLSYLMVNARRVVSKTQILDNVWHYDFGGQANIVELYISYLRKKIEADGPAMIHTVRGAGYMLKPAS comes from the coding sequence ATGCCAAGCTCCCGATTTTCTCCTACGCAACTGCCCCGACTGACCCACCCGGACGGCACCGCCATCAAGGTGCTGGTCGTCGACGACGAACCCTCGCTGGCCGAACTGGTCTCGATGGGCACCCGCATGCTGGGTTGGGAAGCCACAGTGGCGCATGACGGGCCCTCGGCGGTGGAAGCAGCCCGCAAGTCGACACCCGACGTCCTGGTGCTCGACTGGATGCTGCCGGGTTTCGAGGGCCCGGAGGTCCTGCGCAAGGTCCGCACCTTCCTCCCCGAGGTCCCGGTGCTCTTCCTGACCGCCAAGGACGCGGTGGAGGACCGCATCGAGGGACTGGGCATCGGCGCCGACGACTACGTCGCCAAGCCCTTCAGCCTCGAAGAGGTGCTGCTGCGGCTGCACAAGCTCGTGGAACGCTCCGGCGCCACCGCCGCAGACAGCGCCGAACTGGTGGTCGGCGACCTGGTGCTGAACTCCGACTCCCACGATGTCACCCGCGCCGGGGTTCCCATCAACCTCACCGCCACCGAGTTCGACCTGCTCTCCTACCTGATGGTCAACGCACGCCGCGTGGTCTCCAAGACCCAGATCCTGGACAACGTCTGGCACTACGACTTCGGCGGCCAGGCCAACATCGTCGAGCTCTACATTTCCTACCTGCGCAAGAAGATCGAGGCCGACGGCCCGGCCATGATCCACACGGTGCGCGGGGCCGGGTACATGCTCAAGCCCGCGTCATGA